The DNA region AAGATAAACACCGCCGCAGACGCGACATCCTCTGGGTCCAAGGTTGGAAACGACGCCAATGCTTCCTCTGAATACGTGCTGTAGGATGCCATCAGCTCGGTGGCAACGAGTCCAGGACTAATACCCTGCGTAGGAATATTCAGATTTTAAATATCACTTCAATCCACCCTGTTCTAATTACTAataaactttggggatatgtggaGGATgtggtgttataactcgcgaattgtaagagatagaaaaatagtcttcagacaaaagttatttctttcaattagaactatcatttggtaaaagtgATAcgggagttataacagaaagtcggagaataaccggattttcaggggccaatttcaCCTCCCAGTtggagatgttcccttgttagcctaTTAAAGTCTCGACACCGATTTCTACTACCACCTTCAGCTTCCCTGTCGCCTTTCTACCTAGACTCCAGCTTCAAgaggaaataatagaattgcGAGGAAATATACTAATACTACTCGCATCTCCACTTCAACGCGTACCGTGACTCGTATCCGACCTCCGGTCAGCTCGTGTCGCAGAGTTTGCGCCAGAGCAGCGATGGTCCTCTTGGAGGCTGGGTAAACAGAGAAGCCAGGTATAAAGGGCACCCGTTCACCAGCCAGGCTGCTCACATTAATCACGACGCCCTCTTCGCCGTTTTCCCGCATCATACGAACAGCCTCGCGCGTGCAGAGGCACAAGCCAAGGACGTTCACGTCGAACACCGCCTGCCAGTCCTCCAGGTTGCCATCTGCAAGTTGGACATTGCTAGGATTCGCTTATTAACGATTTCGAAGATTTCTCTCGAGTTGCACCGCGAGATACCTATCAGGGAGGACTCTTTGGTGATCCCCGCGTTGTTCACGAGCACGTTCACGGACCCCAGGTTCTCCTGCACCCAGCTGAAAG from Andrena cerasifolii isolate SP2316 chromosome 10, iyAndCera1_principal, whole genome shotgun sequence includes:
- the LOC143374106 gene encoding farnesol dehydrogenase-like, encoding MDRWAGKVAVVTGASAGIGAAIIKQLVRHGMIVAGLARRVDKMKELAGSLEDCAGKLHAVECDVSKEESVVAAFSWVQENLGSVNVLVNNAGITKESSLIDGNLEDWQAVFDVNVLGLCLCTREAVRMMRENGEEGVVINVSSLAGERVPFIPGFSVYPASKRTIAALAQTLRHELTGGRIRVTGISPGLVATELMASYSTYSEEALASFPTLDPEDVASAAVFILSCGSHVVVQDIVLRPLGESW